The following DNA comes from Alienimonas californiensis.
CCGGCGACCTCCGGCGGGTCGAACAGATCCGTCAGCTCCGCGGCGGCGACGATCTCCGCGGCCAACTCCCGCGGCGGCCGCTGCGCCCGCTTGGCGAGCGGCATCGCGAAGTTCGCCTGAAAATCCCCGAACTGCGGGTCCTTCGCCGGGCGGATCAGGTCGAGAAACTCCGCAGCGGTCGTCCCCTCCGCCAGATACGGGGCGAGGGCGGGGGCGAAGCGGGTCCGGGCAGCGTCGAGAAAGTCCATGCCGGCAATCTAGCAAACGAGTGCCGGTTCGCCCCCGTTCCGCGGCCGGCCGGGGCGGAACCCCGGCCGTGCCGACTATTCCTCTTCGGCGAACGACGGGGCGTCGTCGTCATCGGCGGGTTCCTCCGCCGGCAGCCCGAGCGAGGCCCGCCAATCGACCTGCTCCGCGTCGCCCCAGAGCCCTTCCAGGTCGTACAAATCGCGGGCGTCGTCGGTGAGGACGTGCAGCACCACGTCGCCGTAGTCCCTCAAGATCCACAGGCCGCTCTCGTCCCCCTCGCCGCCGAGTTTCGGGGCGCCGGCCCGCTTCATCACGAGGTCCGCCTCCTCCGCCAGGGCGACCATCTGCCGCTTACTGGAGCCGGTCGTGAGGACGAAATAGTCGAACACCGGCGTGACCTCGGTGAGGTCCAGCACCTTCGTGTCCCGTCCGCGAAACTTCACGCAGAGTTCCGCCAGCGTGAGGGCCGTCGGGCGGCCGCGCTCGCGGCGGGGGCCGGCGTCCGGGGCCGGTTCGCGGGGCTGCGGTTCGGCGGAGGAGACGGACTCCTTGGTCGCAGCCTCTTTGCGGGCCTCGGAATCGGTGTGCGGCGGGAGCGTTTGCGGCATCGGCAGGGCGTGCGGGGTGTCAGTTCAACGGGTGACGATTCATTATCGCCCCCCGGGCGCCCTTCCGCCACCGGCGAAGACACCCGCCGCCCCCTCCAAGTTCGCCCGTCGGGCGGATGGGCGCCCCGCGGACGCCGCATTTAGCCGCGGATGATGTTGTTGCGGCGTTCGTACTCAAACTCGTCGATCGCCGCCTCGCGGGCGGAGGGGTCGGAGTTTTGCCACAGGTCGTACAGCGGGGCGTCCTCCGGCAGTTCGGCGACGCCGGTGGTGAATTGCAGGGCGTCGCGGAGGTAGACGAGGTCCGTCATCCGCTCCGACAGGCCCAGCGTGTCCTCCGTGCCCAGCGGGCTTTCACGGAGAACCTGATCCCACAGTTCGAGGCCTTCCCAGAGCTTCTCCGCGGCGATCTTCTGGGCGCCGGGTTCGTCGCTGACCAGCGCCAGCTTGCCCTCATAGACCAGCCGGCGGGCCTTGACCGTTTCCGGCCGGGCTTCCAGCGTCGCCTTCTGCTTCCAGAAGTCGTAGTTCAGGGAGTTCCGCTTGCGGCCGATCTCCGCCTGAATTTCCTCGGGCGTGATGCGGCGTTCGATGCCGTACTCCGCGAGGCGGGCGTTGACCTCCTCAGCCATCTGGCGGATGTCGTCCTCGTCCGCCTCGACGAACACCGTGGCGCCGATGTAGCTCGGCAACCGCCGCTTGCCGAGGCCCTCGACCCAGTCGCGGCGGGCGTCAGTCCAGGCGGCGGGGGCGTCGGCGAACTCGCCGGCCTCCTCGATCGCCTCGGCGTATTGCCGCTGGGCCTCGGCCGGCTTGGAGACGAACAGCTCCTCGATCATCTGCGATTGCCGGGGGAACTTCGGGTTGTCGTTCGCCTCGACGCTGTACTGATACCAGGCCCGGCTGGCGAGGTGGTGGTGCGGGAAGCTGCGGGTCTCCGCGGGGTCGCGGTTCAGCTCCGGGTCGGTCTGACCGCCGAAAGCGGCGACGTCCGGGTCTTCGTTCCAGTAGCGGCGGTAGTAGTTCTTCTCGTCGGCGTTGCCGATCTTCTGGCCGAGAATCTGTCCGACTTTGAATCGCAGGTCCGGGCTCTGGCTGTTCCGGTCGACGCCGTCCATGACGAACTTCGTGCCCTCCTTCACCCAGTACCAGCGGTCCGGCACGCCGTCCCACTCCGCGGCGACGTTGTAGGCGAGGTTCCAGCCCTGGAAGTCCCAGACCTTTTCGTAATGCGGTTGGAGCAGGGTGATGCTGTCCACGTCGCTGCGGAGGCGGGCCCAGTCCTTCTTCTCCTTAGCGTCCATCGCGTCCTGCCAGAGGACGTTGGTGGCGACGCCCCGCAGGCCGAACAGCACGAGGTTCATCGTGCTGCTGGACGGGTCCACGTTGCCGAGGCTGGCTTCGCCGAGGGTGAAGGCGTCCCGCTTTTGGGACAGCTTGCCGCCGACGTCGTCCCCCTCCGCCCGGTCGGCGCTGGCGACGGACGCCGGGCGCCCGAGCCAGATGATCGGGATGGACAACAGCAGCAGGGCGACCGCGTAGGCGATCTTCCGCTGCCGGGGGGTGAACTCGTTCATCGAGGGGCGAAAGGGAGGAGTCGGGGGTCGTCGGTACTACGACGGGCGGCGGCGATGCGTGGGACGACCGGGCGCAGAACGGCCGGTCGGGCGGGGAGGGCGGCGATCACTTCGCCTCCAACTCCCGCGACCGCAGGCTGAGGGTGCCCACGATGTAGCAGGGGATCAGGAAGCCGAGCGTCACCAGCGCCGCCCAGCCGAGGTCCCCGGCGGGGATCGCGAAACCCTCCGCGGTGCGGGCGGCGGTGTCGAAGGCGCTGAAGTCCGGGATGACGTGCGACAGGGCCCACATCAGAAACAGGATGCCCTGGTCCAGCGTCTGGATAATCGTCGTGCCGACCCCCTCCTCCATCTGCTTGACCGTGTTCATGTGGGTGAGGATGCGGTACGCGGCCTCGATCGGCCCGCCCTGATCGCTGCCGGCGAGGTTGTCCGGCTGGAACACCCCGACGACCAGTTCGTTCATCAGCGAGTGGGCCCGCTGCCCGACGATCAGCAGGGTGAACACCAGCAGCGTGGCGACCGGGCCCTTCACGAAGGTGCCGGCCGTCACCCCCAGGGCGACGAGCAGGATCATTTTGAGCCACAGGGCGACGATGCTGCCGAGGTAGCTCAGTTCGAACGGCCCGTCGGGCGGGCGGATGAACAGGTCGGCCTGGCCCATGCCGAGGAGCTGTTGCGGGTCCAGCGACCGCACCTCGACCGTCAGGCGGCCCTCGTCGGTGACGAAATCGCGGAGCAGGTCGTAGTTCGCCAGTTCGCCGGTCTCCGGATCGCGGGAGGCGAACTTCACCGGCAGGTTGTGGACGTTGCCGTCGAACTCCTGCAGCTCGATCAGCTTCGGATCGGGCGCCCGCAGGCCGGTCTCCGGGTTCACGTAGGTGAACTGGATCAGCAGGCCCCGGTTCATGTTGCCTTTGATCGTGCGAAAGCCCTCGAAGTCGCTCTCGAACTGGAGCACCTGGCCCTCGGTGCGTTCGCCGGTGGCGGCGTCCTCGAGGGTGACGTCGCGGAAGACGTCCTCGGTGACGCCGTCGAAGGTGTAGGCGGCGTACATGCGGGAGGCGCCGTCCACGTAGCCGCGGTACTCCCAGATGTTGCCGACGTTCAGACCCTTATCCGTCGGCCGGCCCTCGCGGTCCCAGAACTGCAGGCCGCGCTGCTTGAGGTACGTCTGGCCGGTCTCCGGGTCGACGACGTACTCGTCTTCCATGGCGAACACCGGACGGCGGGCGACGAGCGCCTCCTCCACGTCCGCCCCGTCGGCCTGCCGGGCGATCCAGATGTAACCCACCAGCCCCATCGCCGCGAGGATCACCGTGCCGATCAGCGAGTACCCCAGCATCCGCCCCAGCACGACCTCGCTCCGCCGCGCCGGTTTCGTGACCACGGTGTGCAGGCTGCGGCGACGGATGTCCTCCGGAATGCCCCAGCAGGAGAGCAGCAGCATGACCAACAGCGTGAGCCAGCCGATGACCGTCAGCACGAAGCTCACGTAGACCTTCACCTGGTCCGCGGGGCGGTTGCCGGAGTTCGACAGGAACCAACCTGCGAACATAAACAGCACCCCGAACAGGGCGAACACGTACAGGGCCCGGCGTCGCAGGGCCTCGCGCCAGGTCAGTTGGGCGATCGCCCAGACGTGCCCGCCGGAGACCTTCACCAGGTCCGCCGCCCCGGCGGCGAGGCTGCGGAAGAAGCCCTTCGCCCCGCTGGCGCCGCCGGCGATGATCGCGGCGAGCAGCGCGATCGCCAACACGATCAGCGTCAGCGATCCGAATACCTGGACCCAGGTGAGGACCGAGCCGGTCGGATCGAAGAGGCGGGGGGTCAGATCCATGCGGGGGACGCGAACGTCAGGGGGGAGTGCGGGCGTGCGGGGCGGGCGGCGTCAGGCCGGTCGGTCCGGGGGTCTGGCCGGTCGGCCTGGGGGGCCGGCCGGTCGGGGTCAGACCTTGTCGGCGGACTCCGGCGGGATACCGGCCGACGTGGTCCCGGGCAGATCGTCGTCGGCCGGGGGCACCTCGCCCGGCAGGTCCTGGGCGCTGAAGGTGCGGCCCGGGCGGGCCTCCGCCTCGGAAACAGTTCGCAGGAACAAGTCTTCCAGCGTCTTCTTCGGCTGGGTCACGCCCGCGATGACGTGGTGCTTCGCCAGCACGGCCTGCACCTCGGCGAGGGCTTCGGGCGACAGTTCCGGCGTGACGATTTGCGTCTCCCCGCGGCTGCGGAGCAGTTCGTCCACGGTGCCCAGCAGCTTCAGTTCGCCGCCGGAGAGAATCGCGATCCGGTCGCAGACGTCCTCGATCTCCGCCAGCAGGTGGGAGCACATCACGACGGTCTTGCCCTGGGCCTTCAGGCCGAGGATCAGGTCCTTCACGTCGGCCCGCCCGTTGGGGTCCAGGCCGGAGGTCGGTTCGTCGAGGAACACGATCTCCGGGTCGTTGATCAACGCCTGGGCCAGCCCGATGCGGCGGGTCATGCCCTTGGAGTACTCCTTGAGCTGCCGTTTGCGGGCGTGCTCGATCTTGACCAGCTTGAGTAACTCGTCCGTCTTGGCCCGCCGCTGGGCCTTGGTCATCTTGAACAGGCGGCCGTAGAAGTCGAGCGTCTCCTCCGCGTTCAGGAAGCGATAGAGGTAGCTCTCTTCCGGGAGGTAGCCGATCTTTTCGTTCTTGGAGACGTCCGTGGCCGACTTGCCGAGGATGCGAATCGAGCCCTCCGTCGGGAACAGCAGCCCAAGCAGCATTTTGAGGGTCGTCGTCTTGCCGGAGCCGTTGGGCCCCAGCAGGCCGAACACCTCGCCCCGCTTCACGTCCAGGCTGAGGGCGTTGAGGGCCCGCACCTTTTTGCGGCCCCAGAAGTCGCGGTAGACCTTCGAGAGGTTCCGCACCTCGATGACGGTCTCGCCGAGGGGGTGGCCCGGGCCGAGGGCGGCCTCGTCGACGGCCGTCGGCGGGGCGGGGGCGGCGGGCGGGGCGGTCAGGGTGTCGGCCACGGGGGGAGACGGCTCGGGGTCGGCGGAGCGGGCGGCGCTGACGCTACGCGTCCGCGGCGCGGGGCGTTGGGCGCGGGCGGACAAAATCTTCAGCGGCGCGGATCGTACGGTCCGGCTGTGCCGACCGCGATGGAACCGCGACCGTCAGGCCGCCGGCGCCCTCCCGGTCGAGGCATCGCCGGCCGCATCAACGACGCAGCGCTCAGAACCGCGCCTCGCGGTGCGACAGGTACTCCAGCAGGGCCTTGTCGAACTGCAGCCCCGTGTGCAGCGGCACGAAGTCCGCCCCCATCTTGCGGCACTCGGTCTGGAGGTCTTCACGAAACTCTCGCACGGCGTCGGCGTATTCGCCCCGCATGCCGGCGGCGTCGAGAATGAGATTTTCGCCGGTCTCCGGGTCCGTCAGGTCGACGGTGCCGGTGAAGGGGAACTCCACTTCCGCCGCGTCCAGTACATGGAACACGATGACGTCGTGCCCCGCGTGTCGCAGGCGCCGCAGGCCTTCTAGCGTGGAGTCGCGGTCGGTCAGCAGGTCGCTGAACAGCATCATCAGACCGCGGTGCTTGGCCATCGCGGAGACCTTCTTCAACGCCCCGCCGACGTCGGTTCCGCCGCTGGGTTTCGCCGCCGCGAGCACCGCGAGCATGTCGCCAAGCTGCTTGCGTTTGCTGCGGGCCGGCAGGCTGGCCCGCAGTTCGTCGCCGAACGTCACCAGCCCCACGGGGTCCTGCTGATGAACCATCAGGTAGCCCATCGCCGCCGCCAGACAGATGCAGTAATCCAGCTTGGTGAGCTTTTGGCTGTGCGTGTAGCCCATGGACTCCGACAGGTCCATCAGCAGCCAGCCGGTGATGTTCGTCTCGGCCTGATACTTTTTGACGTACAGCCGGTCGGTCTTGGCGAAGGCCATCCAGTCGATGTCCTTCGGATCGTCTCCCTGGGCGTAACGGCGATGCTCCGAGAACTCGACGGAGAACCCATGAAACGGACTGGCGTGCAGCCCGGCCATGAACCCCTCGACGATAAACCGCGCCCGCAGATCCAGCCGGCTGACGGTCTGAATGACCTCCGGCTTAAGGTAACGCTCGGTGGGAGTGGGCATGGGTCGATGATAGGGGAGAACCGCCCGCGAAACCGCCAGCGGTCAGCGTGGCCGCTTGCGGTTTCGCGGGTCGCGTCGGTGCGGGCTCAGCCCTGGC
Coding sequences within:
- the rsfS gene encoding ribosome silencing factor, whose product is MPQTLPPHTDSEARKEAATKESVSSAEPQPREPAPDAGPRRERGRPTALTLAELCVKFRGRDTKVLDLTEVTPVFDYFVLTTGSSKRQMVALAEEADLVMKRAGAPKLGGEGDESGLWILRDYGDVVLHVLTDDARDLYDLEGLWGDAEQVDWRASLGLPAEEPADDDDAPSFAEEE
- a CDS encoding ABC transporter permease, with product MDLTPRLFDPTGSVLTWVQVFGSLTLIVLAIALLAAIIAGGASGAKGFFRSLAAGAADLVKVSGGHVWAIAQLTWREALRRRALYVFALFGVLFMFAGWFLSNSGNRPADQVKVYVSFVLTVIGWLTLLVMLLLSCWGIPEDIRRRSLHTVVTKPARRSEVVLGRMLGYSLIGTVILAAMGLVGYIWIARQADGADVEEALVARRPVFAMEDEYVVDPETGQTYLKQRGLQFWDREGRPTDKGLNVGNIWEYRGYVDGASRMYAAYTFDGVTEDVFRDVTLEDAATGERTEGQVLQFESDFEGFRTIKGNMNRGLLIQFTYVNPETGLRAPDPKLIELQEFDGNVHNLPVKFASRDPETGELANYDLLRDFVTDEGRLTVEVRSLDPQQLLGMGQADLFIRPPDGPFELSYLGSIVALWLKMILLVALGVTAGTFVKGPVATLLVFTLLIVGQRAHSLMNELVVGVFQPDNLAGSDQGGPIEAAYRILTHMNTVKQMEEGVGTTIIQTLDQGILFLMWALSHVIPDFSAFDTAARTAEGFAIPAGDLGWAALVTLGFLIPCYIVGTLSLRSRELEAK
- a CDS encoding ABC transporter ATP-binding protein, translated to MADTLTAPPAAPAPPTAVDEAALGPGHPLGETVIEVRNLSKVYRDFWGRKKVRALNALSLDVKRGEVFGLLGPNGSGKTTTLKMLLGLLFPTEGSIRILGKSATDVSKNEKIGYLPEESYLYRFLNAEETLDFYGRLFKMTKAQRRAKTDELLKLVKIEHARKRQLKEYSKGMTRRIGLAQALINDPEIVFLDEPTSGLDPNGRADVKDLILGLKAQGKTVVMCSHLLAEIEDVCDRIAILSGGELKLLGTVDELLRSRGETQIVTPELSPEALAEVQAVLAKHHVIAGVTQPKKTLEDLFLRTVSEAEARPGRTFSAQDLPGEVPPADDDLPGTTSAGIPPESADKV
- a CDS encoding DUF58 domain-containing protein codes for the protein MPTPTERYLKPEVIQTVSRLDLRARFIVEGFMAGLHASPFHGFSVEFSEHRRYAQGDDPKDIDWMAFAKTDRLYVKKYQAETNITGWLLMDLSESMGYTHSQKLTKLDYCICLAAAMGYLMVHQQDPVGLVTFGDELRASLPARSKRKQLGDMLAVLAAAKPSGGTDVGGALKKVSAMAKHRGLMMLFSDLLTDRDSTLEGLRRLRHAGHDVIVFHVLDAAEVEFPFTGTVDLTDPETGENLILDAAGMRGEYADAVREFREDLQTECRKMGADFVPLHTGLQFDKALLEYLSHREARF